GCCGAGTCGTCCAACGCTTCGGTTTCGTCTCCGGACGTGGGCTCGTTTCCTTGACCTTGTATGATTCAAACATTACAATTTACGTTGGTAAAGCGAGAGGCCTGTCCGGCTGGCAGTCGAATTCGACTGCCGTTACATATGTGCACCACACACCGGCGGGACTGTATTTGGAGGGAGGCACGTACGTGGCACAAGCGCAAGATCATTCTGAGTTTCTTCTTCGCCGCCTGCACACGTTGGCGGGTGTCATTCCGGTAGGCCTGTTTCTGTTGGAACACCTGTTCACCAATGCAACGGCAACGACTGGTGCGAACTCGTACAACCAGGCGGTCTGGACGATTCAACACATTCCGTTTCTGCATGTCGTTGAATTTGTATTCATCTTTCTTCCGTTGTGTTACCACGGCGTTTACGGCCTGTATGTCGCGTTTACGTCAGGCTACAACGCTGGGCAATACTCCTGGGGCCGCAACCTGCTGTTTGTGTTGCAGCGCATTTCTGGGGTCATCACATTCGTCTTCATCATCTTCCATTTGTGGACGACCCGCTTTTCCGGACACGCCCCGACGTTCGCTTATGTTCATCAACTGATGCAGAACCCCGCGTATTTCTGGTTCATGATCATTGGTGTGCTGGCAGCGACGTTCCACTTCTCAAACGGCTTGTGGTCATTCTGTATTCACTGGGGCATCACGGTGGGCGCCCGTGCGCAGCGCATCACCAGCTACGTGACGATGGTGATTTTCGTCGTGCTGGCCGGTGTCGGCGTCAGCGCAATCTTGGCCTTTACGTATACCGCGTAAGTAAGGAGTGAGCATCGTGGCGAATCAGCGTATTATCGTGGTCGGCGGCGGCTTGGCCGGCTTGATGACAACCATCAAAATTGCCGAGGCTGGGGTTCCGGTCGACTTGTTCTCTCTCGTTCCTGTGAAACGCTCTCACTCTGTCTGTGCGCAGGGCGGTATCAACGGGGCAGTGAATACCAAGGGTGAAGGTGACTCCCCGTGGGAGCACTTCGACGATACGATTTACGGCGGCGACTTCCTGGCGAACCAGACGCAGGTGCTGGGGATGTGCGAAGCGGCGCCGGGCATCATTCACTTGCTCGACCGCATGGGCGTCATGTTCAACCGTACGCCGGAAGGCTTGCTGGACTTCCGTCGGTTTGGCGGCACCAAGCACCACCGCACGGCGTTTGCCGGCGCTTCCACCGGACAGCAGCTGCTGTACGCGCTGGATGAGCAGGTGCGTCGACATGAAGCGGCCGGGCTCGTGCAGAAGTACGAGGGCTGGGACTTCTTGAAGGCTGTGATTGACGACGAAGGCATCTGCCGCGGCATTGTCGCGCAGGACCTGCGTTCCATGGAGATTCACGCGTTCCGTGCCGATGCAGTTGTGATGTGTACGGGCGGGATCGGCATGATTTTTGGAAAGAGCACCAACTCGATGATCAACACCGGGTCGGCAGCGTCAGAGCTGTATCAGCAGGGCGTATACTATGGCAACCCGGAAATGATTCAGGTGCATCCGACGGCCATCCCGGGCGATGATAAGCTGCGCTTGGTGTCCGAATCCGTCCGCGGCGAAGGCGGCCGTGTGTGGACGTACAAAGACGGGAAACCCTGGTACTTCCTCGAGGAAATGTACCCGGAATACGGAAACCTCGTGCCGCGTGACATTGCGACGCGCGCAATTTTTGACGTGTGTGTGAACCAGGGATTGGGCATCGACGGTCAGAACCAGGTGTACCTGGATGTGACGCACATTCCGGCTGACCAGTTGAACGTCAAGCTGGGGAGCGTCATTGATATTTATGAGAAATTCGTCGGCGATGACCCGCGGAAGGTTCCGATGCGTCTGTTCCCGGGCATGCACTACAGCATGGGCGGTCTGTGGGTGGACCTGCAGCAGATGACCAACATTCCGGGCCTGTTCGCCGCCGGGGAGTGCGAATTCCAGTATCACGGCGCAAATCGTCTTGGTGCGAACTCGCTGTTGTCTTGCATCTATGGCGGCATGGTCGCTGGACCGAACGCAGTGAAGTACGCGAAAGGGCTGAAGCGCTCCGTTGATGCGCTGCCGGAAACCCTGTATGAGCAGTACCGGAAGGGCGAAGAACAGCGCTTTGAGGACATCCTGAAGATGGACGGGGAAGAGAACCCCTATCGTCTCCACCGCGAACTCGGCAAGCTGATGACGGACAACGTGACCGTCGTTCGCTACAACGATCGCCTGAAGCAGACAGACGAAAAGATTCGCGAGTTGATGGAACGCTGGAAGCGCATCGGGGTGTCGGATAAGGCTCGCTGGGAAAACCAGGTGGCGCCGTTCACGCGGCAGCTGTGGAACATGCTGCAGATGGCGCACGCGATTACCATTGGCGCATTGATGCGCAATGAGAGCCGCGGCGCGCACTACAAGCCGGAGTTCCCGGATCGCGACGACGAGAACTTCCTGAAGACGACGCTTGCGAAGTGGACACCCGATGGACCGGAAATCTCCTACGAAGATGTAGATGTATCTTTGATTAAGCCTCGCCTGCGCAACTACGCGGTGAGCAAGGAGGCGACCAAGGAATGAGCGAAGCAGCAACTGCAACCGCACAAGCCCCATCGACAAAGAAAACCGTCGAATTGGTCATCGAACGTCAGGACGGACCAGATGGTGCACCCTATAAGGAAGAGTTCGTCGTTGACTACGTGCCTGGCATGAACGTCATCGCCTGCCTCCAGGCGATTCAGCGCAACCCTGTCAACAAAGCGGGCAAACCCGTAGCGCCTGTCACCTGGGAGTCCAACTGCCTGGAGGAAGTCTGCGGCGCCTGCATGATGGTCATCAACGGCAGGCCGCGCCAGGCGTGTTCCGCACTGGTCGACCAGTTGGAGCAGCCGATTCATCTCAAACCCGCGCGGACCTTCCCCGTGGTGCGCGACCTTGTGGTCGACCGCAGCCGGATGTTCGAGGCGTTAAAGAAGGTCAAGGCGTGGATCCCGATTGATGGTACGTACGACCTGGGCCCTGGACCGAGAATGCCGGAAGTCGACCGTCAGTGGGCGTATGAGTTGTCCCGGTGCTTCACCTGCGGCGCTTGCGTCGAGGCGTGTCCGAACGTGAACGACAAGACGGAGTTCATGGGCGCTTTTGCAATTTCGCAGGCCCGCTTGTTCAATGCCCACCCGACCGGTGCCATGCACCGTGCGGAGCGCTTGGAGGCGTTGATGGGCCCTGGCGGCATTCAGGAATGCGGCAACGCGCAGAACTGTGTGCAGGTGTGCCCGAAGGGCATTCCGTTGACCACGTCCATCGCGGCGATGAACCGTCAGGTGACCTATCACGCGATTGGCGCTTGGCTCAAAAAGTAATTTCTCCGTTTCGTCTGTCGGATTCGAAGCAAATTGCATTTGTGTTGCGAAAGCGGCGACCCAGGAAGTTGGGCCGCCGCTTTTTCCGTTGCTAAAGCCCCTCGTTTAATGATGTCCCGGCGTGTCGATACTGAACGTATGGATTTCGTTGGTCTGTACGTGAGCGCAGCGTCAGTGACGGCCGCCGGACAGTCGGCGGCGTTTGGAGGGACACGATGAAACGGGGAATCGAGGCGGTGTTGATCGCCATCGTCAGTGTAGCGACGCTTTCCGGTGCGATGAGTCTATTACGAGGACATGCCAATGAGAACCCAATTGACCGTTGGGTCGCGCAGGCGTGGAGTCAAGTAGGCGCTCGCACGCTGCCGAACTTGGAGGCGTGGACGGCGGAGTCGACCAAGGCGAATGACAGCAACGGGAACGTCGATGGGAACAGCAGTGGGCATGTCGTTGGGAACGGCGCTGGGCAAGACGGCACACCCGCAAAGTCGAGCCCTGCAAATTCAGCCGCGGTGAGGGAGCAGGGCGAGGCCGCCCCGACCGGATCCAAGACGAGTCACACCAGCACCGACGCGGCCGGTGCCACAGGCAGTACGCACTCGGGAGCCAGCACGACGGCGGCTTCCGACCCCGCAGCGCAAAAGGTCGTGTCGGTGGATGGCATTGCGTTGTCGCCTGACGATGTCGCGCGGCTTGCGGAGATTGGGGACCAGGTCATTCACGCCTTGTCTCCCGTGGAGTGGAAGGAAATCGCCAACGCCATCACGACAGCCGGCGGCTCACCGACGTCCGACGAGACGCTGATTCAAATTGTTCAGCGCCACCTCAGTGCCCAGGATGAAGCCTGGTTGTTGGGGTTGTTCACCCAAGGGGCCGACCAAAAGGATGGGAAAGCAAACCCGGTACTGCAGCGCTCAGTGACGCAGGCGGAATCGGAGCTGACACCAGCAGAACGAAAAATCCTCGAAAGCGAAATCAATCCCTCGGATTGACGCGTCCCTCGGGCGGGCGAGCGATGGGATGGAGACGAGCCCTGTGGGCTGCGGCGCTTGGCACATCCACGAGGATGGTCTATATTTCGTTGAACAACCGCGTGAAGGACTGGACGACGCCGGGGGAGAGGATATGCCCCGCGGCTTCCTCCACCGTCTGCAGGGCGGCGGAATGCCGCTTGTGGTTTTGTACGATTTCGGTAGCATACACGTCCGCTGCTGCGAGGACCTGTGCGAGCGGCGTGATTTGACCCTCGCGCTTTCCGCTCGGAAACCCGGATCCGTCCCAGTGTTCATGATGATCACGAATGATGTCCAGCACCCGCGCGGGGACGGTGGTCACCTGCAGCATACGGATGCTCAAATCTGGGTGCTGTTGATACTGCTGCAAGGCGTACGCAGACCGGTACGGGTTCTCAATCACCTCCGGCTCGAGCGCGGTCAGCCCGTAATCGGCGAAACGGGCCGCATAAATGACATCGTTCATGTCTTCTTCCGGTACGCCCATCGCACTGCAGAGGGCCTGTACCGTTTGCACCCGTGTATCCGTCAAGGCCGAAAATGCCCGGTGGGTGAGTTCCTGCGCGTTCATGGCGTCGAACAAAAACAGAAATTCCCGAATGCCATCGAGATCGACCTCATACAGACTGTCAATATGGACATACCGCTTTGGGTGCGTTCGCCAACTATCCATCAGCGACTGGGCCTGCTGCCACTGGCTCCACATCGAGAGCTGACCGAACAGAAGCTGTGATTTTTCGAGCAGGCGCAGCGCCACATTTAGTTCGCCCAGGTGATACGCAAGGTGCGCCAGGAGGTTGCAAAGCCGCGCAATTTCCTCCCGCTCGTAGTTTAAGATGGAGGACCACACCATGCGAACCGCTTGTTGCGCATAGACGACGCATTGGTCGTACTGCTCCTGCGCGAGGTAAAGCCGCCCCAACTCGGTGAGGGTCGGGAGAGGGGGCGTCTCAAACAGTTCTAACGCGCGAAGCAGGCTGTGCTCGGCTTCCTTGTACGCGCCAAGCTCGATTTGCAAATGCCCGAGGTTGTTTAACAGAGTGGCTTCGAACTGCCTGTCATGGGTCTCACGAGCGTATCCTAAAGCGGTACATGTATTTTCTAACGCCTCACGGTAAAATTCATTGTAGGCCTGCGAGACGGCTAAGTTTGCGCATAGGCGTGAATGCAATTTCAGATCCGAGGTACTTGAGATTGCAACGAGATGAGTTAACAGTCGCTGGGCCCGGTCATGCTGAGAAAGGTATCCGTATGCCATTGCTTCGTGCATTTGGTAGCGTAGTTGATTCCTATCCGAATAAGACTTACGGACAGCTGTAATGAAGTGTTCAAGGGCATCGTGAATTTGGGAAATCCCAACGCTGATTAATCCGATGGCATCATGAACAGTGGCTGAAGACTCCTCAGTCGTAGCGAGCCCCAATGTGGCCTCCAGCAATTCAAGTGACGCATAAGGGAAGCCCTTTGCGGAAAAGGACATTGCACGCTGGATATTCTCAGGAATGCTGTTCCCTAAAGGAGTTGGATCGAGAGGATGGTCGTTCACAGTGTCTCTGTCTCCTGCTCAATTGGAACAAGGATGCGAATAGTGCTTCCTTGACCAGGCGTAGACTCAATTTCTAAAACTCCGCCAAGATACGCTGCGCGTTCACGCATTCCCACAATACCAAAGTGTCCGTCGGGAACTTCAGAAGGATTGAAGCCTTTGCCATTATCTTTGATCTCGATTTCAAGTCTGCTGCTGACTCTTGAGATTGTAACTGTCACAAGTTGAGCCTGAGCATGTTTTTTGACGTTTTGTAGAACCTCTTGAATTAACCGGTAAAGCGCAATTTGCCTGGCCGGAAGCAAGCCTTTTGCAGCACCAGGGTCCGCAGTGACTTCAAATTGAATTTGCCAATCTCGTTCGCAACGGCGGCACAGTTCAACGGTTGCCGAGACAAGGCCAATTTCGTCGATGGCAACTGGGCGCAGGTCGTAAATCAATCGACGAATGTCGTTGATGGCCGCGACGATGCGGCTATTCGTTCGGGATAATTCGTTCATCGCCATCTCAGTGTCTGTTTGGAGAAGCCTTTGAACCACGTCTAGGCGCATGCTGATGTTTGTAAGATCCTGCGCCGGACCGTCGTGAAGGTCCCGTGCGATTCTCCGGCGTTCTTCTTCAATTAGTCGAATCCCATAGTCGATCGGGTCGAACGTGGGGAGATCCGAAGAAAACAATGTCTAAACTCCTTCCCAAATATAAAAAGGGAGGGAAAGCGGTCGAAACCCCTTCGCCTCCCTTTAACACATATCAACTTAATCCCAAATCCAAATCATTCCATCGGGTGAAGCGTGAAAGGACGTACCGGTTGAAGTGGTCGTGGTCTGTGTACTGGTAGAGCTAGTGGAAGTCACGCTCTGCGCAAAAACAGGTGCACTGATCGACAAAATGGTGGCCACGCCGACAACAACGCCCAACAATGACTTTTTCATATAACATTTCTCCCTTCTGACGGTTCGGGTCCGGCAACTCGGCTGCCATGGCGACGATGCTGCTCGCTGTAGGCCCGTGGTTTTGCGCCCTTACCTTTCGGTAAGTTCGCCTTTGTCTACTAATTTTAGTCAAGATTTTCTAGTTGTCAATGCGTTTTGTTAGAAAACTTATAATGAATCGTCAAAGTCCCCCAGTTTTCGGGGGTGTTCTTTGAAAAACGGCAGTTTTTTTTCGGCTGGGTTGGTTCCGGGATGATGCAGCGCCGTTTATAATGGTTCTAACAATCACCCAGTGAAAAGATGGGGGGAGGCGCCGGTGAACGAGGCAGGTGCCGGGCATCCAGTCGTGATTGAACCCTTGGGCGATCACGCCGTGCTCATCGGACTCGGCGACGAGATTCAGGAGTCTGTGCATGGTCGTGTGAAAGCGGTGTGCGACATGCTCGACAGAAGTTCGATTCCAGGCGTGGTGGAGTGGGTGCCTGCTTTTACTTCCGTTGCAGTTGTGTATGACCCGCTGGTCACGGCGTGCAGCGTGTTGATTGACCACCTGCGCCGGGTGCTGGCGGACCTGCCGAGTCTAGACGTGTTGGGCGGCCGGATCGTCGACATCCCGGTTTGTTACGGGGGTCCGTTCGGACCCGACCTTCACGAAGTCGCGCGCCGCTGTGGACTGAGTGAGGCGGAGGTCATTCGTTTGCACAGCGAGCCGCTCTACCGTGTCTATATGGTGGGGTTCGTGCCGGGTTTTCCGTACCTCGGCGGCCTGCCAAAGCGTCTCGCCGCGCCTCGCAAGCGGCAGCCAAGAACCCAGGTGCCCGAGGGGAGTGTTGGCATCGCGGGTGAGCAAACCGGAATTTACAGCCTCTCCACACCGGGCGGGTGGCAGATTATTGGACGGACACCCGTGAAGTTGTTTGACCCCACGGTCAATCCACCATCCTATCTCCAAATGGGTGACAGGGTTCGGTTTTGTCCGATTTCCGAGGAAACCTATCATAATTTATATGAAGCTGCACACGATGAAGCTGCGCGCGGGCGCCCAATGTGATGATGCTGAAGCCCACCATCGGGAATGGAGCGTGGACGAATGTACATGGAGGTGCTTGACGGCGGATTCTTGACCACCGTACAGGATTTGGGCCGCATGGGGTGGCAGCGCTACGGGGTGGCCGTGAGCGGCGTCATGGATGCCCAAACGGCGACCGTCGCGAACCTGCTGGTCGGCAATGACCGAAACGCGGCAGTGCTGGAGGCGACCCTGCGCGGACCGCGGCTGCGGTTTCACGATGAGACGCTCGTCGCGGTGTGCGGCGTCGGGATCGACGCAACAGTCGATGGGATGGCCGTGGAAGGGTGGCGGCCTTGTCTGGTCGCTGCGGGGCGGACGCTTGAAGTGCGTTCGTCGGCGCGTGGCTGCCGCGTGTACATTGCGGTGGGCGGTGGTGTCCTTGCCGACCGTGTTTTGGGGAGCCAAAGCACCTATTTGTACGGACGGTTCGGCGGCTTCCACGGCCGAGCCGTTCAGAAGGGCGACGTGCTGCAGCTGGGTGCGCCGACGGGGGAAACGCAGGAGCGAATGCGTCGTCTTCGCCGCCAGGAGGCGTTTTTCGCGGTGGAACCTCGGTGGGCGGCAGGGCACTCGGTGCGGCCCCGCTTCGCGCCCGAAGGAAGCGTGCGCTTCCTGCCTGGGCCCGACCTGTCGAGACTGTCTCCGGACGCGCAGGAAACGTTGTTTGCTGCGACGTACCGGGTGTCCCCCAGCTCGAACCGCATGGGCCTGCGCCTGGAGGGGCCGGTGCTGCAGGTGCGGGACGTGACAGAACCTGTGTCGAAACCGGTCACGCGCGGCACTGTGCAGCTGCTCAATGATGGACAGCTGGTGGTGTTGATGGCAGACCACCAAACGACGGGCGGGTATCCGAATTTGGGACAGGTTTTTCTTGTCGACCTGCCGCAGCTGGCGCAGGCAAAACCGGGCGATCGCCTGCGGTTTACGGCGGGCTCGCTCGCGGAAGCACACCGGGCGCTGCGCGAGCGA
Above is a genomic segment from Alicyclobacillus cycloheptanicus containing:
- a CDS encoding succinate dehydrogenase cytochrome b558 subunit, with the translated sequence MAQAQDHSEFLLRRLHTLAGVIPVGLFLLEHLFTNATATTGANSYNQAVWTIQHIPFLHVVEFVFIFLPLCYHGVYGLYVAFTSGYNAGQYSWGRNLLFVLQRISGVITFVFIIFHLWTTRFSGHAPTFAYVHQLMQNPAYFWFMIIGVLAATFHFSNGLWSFCIHWGITVGARAQRITSYVTMVIFVVLAGVGVSAILAFTYTA
- the sdhA gene encoding succinate dehydrogenase flavoprotein subunit; this encodes MANQRIIVVGGGLAGLMTTIKIAEAGVPVDLFSLVPVKRSHSVCAQGGINGAVNTKGEGDSPWEHFDDTIYGGDFLANQTQVLGMCEAAPGIIHLLDRMGVMFNRTPEGLLDFRRFGGTKHHRTAFAGASTGQQLLYALDEQVRRHEAAGLVQKYEGWDFLKAVIDDEGICRGIVAQDLRSMEIHAFRADAVVMCTGGIGMIFGKSTNSMINTGSAASELYQQGVYYGNPEMIQVHPTAIPGDDKLRLVSESVRGEGGRVWTYKDGKPWYFLEEMYPEYGNLVPRDIATRAIFDVCVNQGLGIDGQNQVYLDVTHIPADQLNVKLGSVIDIYEKFVGDDPRKVPMRLFPGMHYSMGGLWVDLQQMTNIPGLFAAGECEFQYHGANRLGANSLLSCIYGGMVAGPNAVKYAKGLKRSVDALPETLYEQYRKGEEQRFEDILKMDGEENPYRLHRELGKLMTDNVTVVRYNDRLKQTDEKIRELMERWKRIGVSDKARWENQVAPFTRQLWNMLQMAHAITIGALMRNESRGAHYKPEFPDRDDENFLKTTLAKWTPDGPEISYEDVDVSLIKPRLRNYAVSKEATKE
- the sdhB gene encoding succinate dehydrogenase iron-sulfur subunit, with protein sequence MSEAATATAQAPSTKKTVELVIERQDGPDGAPYKEEFVVDYVPGMNVIACLQAIQRNPVNKAGKPVAPVTWESNCLEEVCGACMMVINGRPRQACSALVDQLEQPIHLKPARTFPVVRDLVVDRSRMFEALKKVKAWIPIDGTYDLGPGPRMPEVDRQWAYELSRCFTCGACVEACPNVNDKTEFMGAFAISQARLFNAHPTGAMHRAERLEALMGPGGIQECGNAQNCVQVCPKGIPLTTSIAAMNRQVTYHAIGAWLKK
- a CDS encoding HD domain-containing phosphohydrolase; translation: MHSRLCANLAVSQAYNEFYREALENTCTALGYARETHDRQFEATLLNNLGHLQIELGAYKEAEHSLLRALELFETPPLPTLTELGRLYLAQEQYDQCVVYAQQAVRMVWSSILNYEREEIARLCNLLAHLAYHLGELNVALRLLEKSQLLFGQLSMWSQWQQAQSLMDSWRTHPKRYVHIDSLYEVDLDGIREFLFLFDAMNAQELTHRAFSALTDTRVQTVQALCSAMGVPEEDMNDVIYAARFADYGLTALEPEVIENPYRSAYALQQYQQHPDLSIRMLQVTTVPARVLDIIRDHHEHWDGSGFPSGKREGQITPLAQVLAAADVYATEIVQNHKRHSAALQTVEEAAGHILSPGVVQSFTRLFNEI
- a CDS encoding sensor histidine kinase gives rise to the protein MFSSDLPTFDPIDYGIRLIEEERRRIARDLHDGPAQDLTNISMRLDVVQRLLQTDTEMAMNELSRTNSRIVAAINDIRRLIYDLRPVAIDEIGLVSATVELCRRCERDWQIQFEVTADPGAAKGLLPARQIALYRLIQEVLQNVKKHAQAQLVTVTISRVSSRLEIEIKDNGKGFNPSEVPDGHFGIVGMRERAAYLGGVLEIESTPGQGSTIRILVPIEQETETL
- the pxpB gene encoding 5-oxoprolinase subunit PxpB, with product MNEAGAGHPVVIEPLGDHAVLIGLGDEIQESVHGRVKAVCDMLDRSSIPGVVEWVPAFTSVAVVYDPLVTACSVLIDHLRRVLADLPSLDVLGGRIVDIPVCYGGPFGPDLHEVARRCGLSEAEVIRLHSEPLYRVYMVGFVPGFPYLGGLPKRLAAPRKRQPRTQVPEGSVGIAGEQTGIYSLSTPGGWQIIGRTPVKLFDPTVNPPSYLQMGDRVRFCPISEETYHNLYEAAHDEAARGRPM
- a CDS encoding 5-oxoprolinase subunit C family protein codes for the protein MYMEVLDGGFLTTVQDLGRMGWQRYGVAVSGVMDAQTATVANLLVGNDRNAAVLEATLRGPRLRFHDETLVAVCGVGIDATVDGMAVEGWRPCLVAAGRTLEVRSSARGCRVYIAVGGGVLADRVLGSQSTYLYGRFGGFHGRAVQKGDVLQLGAPTGETQERMRRLRRQEAFFAVEPRWAAGHSVRPRFAPEGSVRFLPGPDLSRLSPDAQETLFAATYRVSPSSNRMGLRLEGPVLQVRDVTEPVSKPVTRGTVQLLNDGQLVVLMADHQTTGGYPNLGQVFLVDLPQLAQAKPGDRLRFTAGSLAEAHRALRERTEGLRVLEVALRLMDAYGWRESRASV